Proteins from a genomic interval of Ramlibacter algicola:
- the boxC gene encoding 2,3-epoxybenzoyl-CoA dihydrolase, producing MNAMTEPLLFQQGDRELVRFDTHPSKYRHWELTVDGDVARLKLDIDEDGGIKPGYKLKLNSYDLGVDIELHDALNRIRFEHPGVKVVVFESGKDRIWCSGANIYMLGLSTHAWKVNFCKFTNETRNGLEDSSRHEGLKSVAAVTGACAGGGYELALACDRIVMVDDRSSTVSLPEVPLLGVLPGTGGLTRVTDKRKVRRDLADIFCTTSEGVRADRAQAWKLIDAFAKPQQFPQLVDAEVAALRQQSTRQGPAKGIELPPVAGTIDEQGYHYSLVDVQVDRDTRVATITVQAPAAAIESTPDAIVTAGAAWWPLKLARELDDAILNLRTNELEIGTWVLKTRGDAQRVLEADAVLDAHKGHWLVRETLGLLRRTLARLDVTSRSLIALVDQGSCFAGTFYELALACDRIYMLELRDAPDEAPVLRLSPANFGRYPEVNGLTRLQTRFCEDAAVIDALRTIGDAPLAAERALELGLVTLAPDDIDWDDEIRLMLEERASLSPDALTGMEASLRFPGKETMETRVFGRLSAWQNWIFIRPNAVGEEGALKLFGTGKKARFDWKRI from the coding sequence ATGAATGCGATGACTGAGCCGCTGCTGTTCCAGCAGGGGGACCGTGAACTGGTGCGCTTCGACACCCATCCCTCGAAGTACCGCCACTGGGAGCTGACGGTCGACGGCGACGTCGCGCGCCTGAAGCTGGACATCGACGAGGACGGCGGCATCAAGCCGGGCTACAAGCTCAAGCTGAACTCGTACGACCTGGGTGTCGACATCGAACTGCACGATGCGCTGAACCGCATCCGCTTCGAACACCCCGGCGTGAAGGTCGTCGTGTTCGAGTCGGGCAAGGACCGCATCTGGTGCTCGGGCGCCAACATCTACATGCTGGGCCTGTCCACGCACGCCTGGAAGGTGAACTTCTGCAAGTTCACCAACGAGACGCGCAATGGCCTGGAGGACTCGTCGCGCCACGAGGGCCTGAAGTCCGTCGCGGCCGTGACGGGCGCCTGCGCCGGCGGCGGCTACGAACTCGCGCTGGCCTGCGACCGCATCGTGATGGTCGACGACCGCTCTTCCACGGTGAGCCTGCCCGAGGTGCCGCTGCTGGGCGTGCTGCCGGGCACCGGCGGCCTCACGCGCGTGACCGACAAGCGCAAGGTGCGCCGCGACCTCGCCGACATCTTCTGCACCACCAGCGAAGGCGTGCGTGCCGACCGCGCCCAGGCATGGAAGCTGATCGACGCGTTCGCGAAGCCGCAGCAGTTCCCGCAACTGGTCGACGCCGAAGTCGCCGCGCTGCGCCAGCAGTCGACTCGCCAGGGCCCCGCCAAGGGCATCGAGCTGCCGCCCGTGGCCGGCACGATCGACGAGCAGGGCTACCACTACTCGCTGGTCGACGTGCAGGTCGATCGCGACACGCGCGTGGCCACGATCACCGTGCAGGCCCCCGCCGCCGCGATCGAGTCGACGCCCGATGCGATCGTCACTGCGGGCGCCGCATGGTGGCCGCTGAAGCTCGCGCGCGAGCTGGACGACGCCATCCTGAACCTGCGCACCAACGAGCTGGAGATCGGCACCTGGGTGCTGAAGACGCGCGGCGACGCGCAGCGCGTGCTGGAAGCCGATGCCGTGCTCGACGCGCACAAGGGCCACTGGCTGGTGCGCGAAACGCTCGGCCTGCTGCGCCGCACGCTGGCGCGCCTGGACGTCACGAGCCGATCCCTGATCGCGCTGGTGGACCAGGGTTCGTGCTTCGCGGGGACGTTCTACGAACTCGCGCTGGCCTGCGATCGCATCTACATGCTGGAACTGCGCGATGCCCCCGACGAAGCGCCGGTGCTGCGCCTGTCGCCCGCGAACTTCGGGCGCTACCCGGAGGTCAATGGCCTCACGCGGCTGCAGACGCGCTTCTGCGAGGACGCCGCCGTGATCGACGCCTTGCGCACCATCGGCGATGCACCTCTGGCGGCCGAGCGTGCGCTGGAACTGGGCCTCGTGACGCTGGCACCCGACGACATCGACTGGGACGACGAGATCCGCCTGATGCTCGAAGAGCGTGCGTCGCTGTCGCCCGACGCCCTGACCGGCATGGAAGCGTCGCTGCGCTTCCCCGGCAAGGAAACCATGGAGACGCGTGTCTTCGGCCGCCTCTCCGCCTGGCAGAACTGGATCTTCATCCGCCCCAACGCCGTCGGCGAGGAGGGCGCGCTGAAGCTGTTCGGCACCGGCAAGAAGGCCCGCTTCGACTGGAAGCGCATCTGA
- a CDS encoding helix-turn-helix transcriptional regulator has product MADPDSSTTLAELGARVRAWRARRGMTRKQLAHDSGLSERFLADVEGGKGNTSINSLEAIAGALNITILELLQDAPRPALARLHQLLSRLDEAQLEQAHAMLAGTFGFGDAHGRERRIALIGLRGAGKSTLGAQLAAERAVPFVELDREIEREAGTSMNEILLLHGQAGYRRYERRALLRIAEDHAEGVVMTTGGSIVSERETFDLLQSHFYCVWLKASPEEHMSRVVAQGDTRPFETTRGATQEAMEDIRRILASREPLYARADAVIDTAHRSVKQSLKDLGRAVPQVPTPEKEAA; this is encoded by the coding sequence ATGGCGGACCCCGACAGCAGCACGACGCTGGCCGAGCTCGGCGCACGGGTGCGGGCCTGGCGCGCCCGGCGCGGCATGACGCGCAAGCAGCTGGCCCACGACTCGGGCCTGTCCGAGCGCTTCCTGGCGGACGTGGAGGGCGGCAAGGGCAACACATCGATCAATTCGCTGGAAGCGATCGCCGGCGCGCTGAACATCACCATCCTCGAGCTGCTGCAGGACGCACCTCGTCCCGCGCTGGCGCGCTTGCACCAGCTGCTGTCGCGCCTGGACGAGGCGCAGCTGGAGCAGGCGCACGCCATGCTGGCGGGTACCTTCGGCTTCGGTGACGCGCACGGGCGGGAGCGCCGCATCGCGCTGATCGGCCTGCGCGGCGCCGGCAAGTCGACGTTGGGCGCGCAACTCGCCGCCGAGCGCGCCGTGCCCTTCGTCGAGCTGGACCGGGAGATCGAGCGCGAGGCCGGCACCAGCATGAACGAGATCCTGCTGCTGCACGGCCAGGCCGGCTACCGCCGCTACGAGCGCCGCGCGCTGCTGCGCATCGCCGAGGACCATGCCGAAGGCGTCGTGATGACCACCGGCGGCAGCATCGTCAGCGAGCGCGAGACCTTCGACCTGCTGCAAAGCCACTTCTATTGCGTCTGGCTGAAGGCCAGTCCCGAGGAGCACATGAGCCGCGTCGTCGCGCAGGGCGACACGCGGCCGTTCGAGACCACGCGCGGCGCGACGCAGGAGGCGATGGAGGACATCCGCCGCATCCTTGCCAGCCGCGAGCCGCTGTATGCGCGCGCCGATGCCGTCATCGACACCGCGCACCGCAGCGTCAAGCAATCCCTCAAGGACCTCGGGCGCGCCGTGCCCCAGGTGCCGACGCCCGAAAAGGAAGCCGCATGA
- a CDS encoding flavodoxin domain-containing protein, with translation MKLKILVGTMTNTAEYVAQAIQMDCADLVGEIEIVMMDGLDSSAFDENALYLICTSTYGSGDVPDNARGLYDALDTQPKFLGHVRYGVIALGDRTYVQTFAFGGKKFDERLQGLGAHRIGDVWCHDASAGTMPEEEGTAWCRQWLTQALADEKVTA, from the coding sequence ATGAAACTCAAGATCCTGGTCGGCACGATGACCAACACCGCCGAGTACGTGGCGCAGGCGATCCAGATGGATTGCGCCGACCTGGTGGGCGAGATCGAGATCGTGATGATGGACGGCCTCGACAGCAGCGCCTTCGACGAAAATGCACTTTATCTCATCTGCACGTCGACCTACGGCTCCGGCGACGTCCCGGACAACGCCCGCGGCCTGTACGACGCGCTGGACACGCAACCCAAGTTCCTCGGCCACGTCCGCTACGGCGTGATCGCGCTGGGCGACCGCACCTACGTGCAGACCTTCGCGTTCGGCGGCAAGAAGTTCGACGAGCGCCTGCAGGGCCTGGGCGCGCACCGCATCGGCGACGTCTGGTGCCACGACGCCAGCGCGGGCACGATGCCCGAGGAAGAAGGCACGGCTTGGTGCCGCCAGTGGCTCACGCAGGCGTTGGCCGACGAGAAGGTCACGGCGTAG
- a CDS encoding benzoate-CoA ligase family protein, with amino-acid sequence MRLSHADHSASPPRVEIPRDYNAAHDLLERNAARTGKLAFIDAVSGARLTYGQLREQAHRFANALRDMGIAPESRVLVAMHDTVEWPVVFLGSILAGVVPVAANTLLTTQDFEFMLRDSRAQALFVSRALLPAFESLVGKVDTLRHVVVAGGDGEHTVATMVAAGSDRHSVASTTSDDACFWLYSSGSTGTPKGTVHLHSHLVQTAELYGRGVLGIREDDVVFSAAKLFFAYGLGNALTFPMSVGATTVLLPSRPTPADVFRVLTQHKPTIFYGVPTLYAALLADATRPKRADVTMRVCTSAGEALPADIGKRWTAEYGCEILDGIGSTEMLHIFLSNRRGEVRYGTTGKAVPGYDLRIVGDDGRECGTGEIGELQIKGPSAALMYWNNRAKTKATFCGEWTRSGDKYTRDADGYYTYGGRSDDMLKVGGIYVSPFEVEATLMTHSAVLEAAVIGVADADQLVKPKAYVVLKPGQSASEADLQQHVKSQLAPYKYPRWIAFVPELPKTATGKIQRFKLRAASGA; translated from the coding sequence ATGCGCCTGAGCCACGCCGACCATTCCGCCAGCCCGCCGCGCGTGGAGATTCCGCGCGACTACAACGCCGCCCACGACCTGCTCGAACGCAATGCCGCGCGCACCGGCAAGCTGGCGTTCATCGACGCGGTGTCGGGCGCACGGCTCACGTATGGGCAGTTGCGCGAGCAGGCGCACCGGTTCGCCAATGCGCTGCGCGACATGGGCATCGCGCCGGAATCGCGCGTGCTGGTCGCGATGCACGACACGGTGGAGTGGCCGGTCGTGTTCCTCGGCTCCATCCTCGCCGGCGTGGTGCCGGTCGCGGCCAACACGTTGCTCACCACGCAGGACTTCGAATTCATGCTGCGCGACTCGCGCGCGCAGGCGCTGTTCGTCTCCAGGGCGCTGCTGCCGGCGTTCGAATCGCTGGTGGGCAAGGTCGACACGCTGCGGCATGTCGTGGTGGCCGGCGGCGACGGTGAGCACACCGTCGCGACGATGGTCGCGGCCGGCAGCGACCGGCACTCGGTCGCCAGCACCACCAGTGACGACGCGTGCTTCTGGCTGTATTCGAGCGGCTCGACCGGCACGCCCAAGGGCACCGTGCACCTGCATTCGCACCTGGTGCAGACCGCCGAGCTGTACGGCCGCGGCGTTCTTGGCATCCGCGAGGACGACGTCGTGTTCTCCGCGGCCAAGCTGTTTTTCGCCTACGGCCTCGGCAACGCCCTCACCTTCCCCATGAGCGTCGGCGCCACGACGGTGCTGCTGCCGTCGCGGCCGACGCCGGCCGACGTGTTCCGCGTCCTCACGCAGCACAAGCCGACCATCTTCTACGGCGTGCCCACGCTGTACGCCGCCCTCCTCGCCGATGCGACGCGTCCCAAGCGTGCCGACGTCACGATGCGCGTGTGCACGAGCGCCGGCGAGGCGCTGCCGGCCGACATCGGCAAGCGCTGGACCGCCGAGTACGGCTGCGAGATCCTGGACGGCATCGGCTCGACCGAGATGCTGCACATCTTCCTGTCCAACCGGCGCGGCGAGGTGCGCTACGGCACCACCGGCAAGGCGGTCCCGGGCTACGACCTGCGCATCGTCGGCGACGACGGCCGCGAGTGCGGCACCGGCGAGATCGGCGAGCTGCAGATCAAGGGACCGAGCGCCGCGCTGATGTACTGGAACAACCGCGCCAAGACGAAGGCGACGTTCTGCGGGGAGTGGACACGCAGCGGCGACAAGTACACGCGCGACGCCGACGGCTACTACACCTATGGCGGCCGCAGCGACGACATGCTCAAGGTCGGCGGCATCTACGTCTCGCCGTTCGAGGTCGAGGCCACGCTCATGACGCACTCCGCGGTGCTCGAGGCGGCGGTGATCGGCGTCGCGGACGCGGACCAGCTGGTCAAGCCCAAGGCCTACGTGGTGCTCAAGCCCGGCCAGTCCGCCAGCGAAGCCGACCTGCAGCAGCACGTGAAGTCGCAGCTGGCGCCCTACAAGTACCCGCGCTGGATCGCGTTCGTGCCCGAGCTGCCGAAAACCGCGACGGGGAAGATCCAGCGCTTCAAGCTGCGGGCGGCGTCAGGCGCCTGA
- a CDS encoding ABC transporter substrate-binding protein, whose translation MTTRRLVLTRSAAVVGAASAGLLLPQIVRAQSNKVRVGFMLPYTGTYAQLGVAIENGVRMALEEKGGKLGGREIEWFKVDDESEPSKGVENANRLVQRDKVDVLIGTVHSGVQMGIQRVVRDSGTLCIIPNAGVHAATRALCAPNVFRTSFTNSQPTLALGKPMYDKGVRKAVWITHKYAAGDEAFEGFRDSFTKAGGTIVKELGLPFPQVEFQALLTEIASIKPDAVACFFAGGAAVKFIKDFAAAGLKDKIQLWGSGFLTEGVLDQAGPAADGIMTTMHYSDSLDTPRNHQFRTAYATRFKMQPDVYAVQGYDSGQLLMAGANAVKGDLGNKQALYKAMESATIDSPRGKWTMSKAHNPVQDIYLRRVENKENKVIGVAAKALSDSGAGCKMG comes from the coding sequence ATGACCACCCGCCGCCTCGTCCTCACCCGCAGTGCCGCCGTCGTCGGCGCCGCTTCCGCCGGCCTGCTGCTGCCGCAGATCGTGCGCGCGCAATCGAACAAGGTGCGCGTGGGCTTCATGCTGCCCTACACCGGCACCTACGCGCAGCTTGGCGTCGCCATCGAGAACGGCGTGCGCATGGCGCTGGAAGAAAAAGGCGGCAAGCTGGGCGGCCGCGAGATCGAGTGGTTCAAGGTGGACGACGAGTCCGAGCCGTCCAAGGGCGTGGAGAACGCCAACCGCCTCGTGCAGCGCGACAAGGTCGACGTGCTGATCGGCACCGTGCACTCGGGCGTGCAGATGGGCATCCAGCGCGTCGTGCGCGACAGCGGCACGCTGTGCATCATCCCCAACGCCGGCGTGCATGCCGCGACGCGTGCCCTGTGCGCGCCCAACGTGTTCCGCACCTCGTTCACCAACAGCCAGCCCACGCTGGCCCTTGGCAAGCCCATGTACGACAAGGGCGTCCGCAAGGCCGTGTGGATCACGCACAAGTACGCGGCGGGCGACGAGGCGTTCGAAGGCTTCCGCGACAGCTTCACCAAGGCCGGCGGCACCATCGTCAAGGAACTGGGCCTGCCGTTCCCGCAGGTCGAGTTCCAGGCCCTGCTGACCGAGATCGCCTCGATCAAGCCCGACGCCGTCGCGTGCTTCTTCGCCGGCGGCGCGGCCGTGAAGTTCATCAAGGACTTCGCCGCCGCGGGCCTGAAGGACAAGATCCAGCTCTGGGGCTCGGGCTTCCTGACCGAAGGCGTGCTGGACCAGGCCGGCCCCGCCGCCGACGGCATCATGACAACGATGCACTACAGCGACTCGCTCGACACGCCGCGCAACCACCAGTTCCGCACCGCGTACGCCACCCGCTTCAAGATGCAGCCCGACGTGTACGCCGTGCAGGGCTACGACAGCGGCCAGCTCCTCATGGCCGGGGCCAACGCCGTCAAGGGCGACCTGGGCAACAAGCAGGCGCTGTACAAGGCCATGGAGTCGGCCACCATCGACAGCCCGCGCGGCAAGTGGACGATGAGCAAGGCCCACAACCCGGTGCAGGACATCTACCTGCGCCGCGTCGAGAACAAGGAGAACAAGGTGATCGGCGTCGCCGCCAAGGCCCTGTCCGATTCGGGCGCCGGCTGCAAGATGGGCTGA
- a CDS encoding LysE family translocator: MTLTTYLLYLLAVTVLIVTPGPTMLMTLSNSLALGPARALASLGGALAANFGIMVLSALGLGALLAASATAFTVLKVAGAAYLIWLGIRTFRGTGSLDFSGTAAPGRGSLFMQGVLVGASNPKSLLFFTAFFPQFIEPSAPFAPQFLLLSLTFVVGDFLVLGAAAFGVGRVRPWLQQAHVVRWIQRTCGGLFALLGALLLLSRRPA; the protein is encoded by the coding sequence ATGACCCTCACCACCTACCTGCTGTACCTGCTCGCGGTCACCGTGCTGATCGTCACGCCGGGACCGACGATGCTGATGACGCTGTCGAACTCGCTGGCCCTCGGGCCTGCGCGCGCGCTCGCGTCGCTCGGCGGCGCCCTGGCGGCCAACTTCGGGATCATGGTGCTGTCCGCGCTCGGCCTCGGCGCGCTGCTCGCCGCTTCCGCCACCGCGTTCACGGTGTTGAAGGTCGCCGGAGCCGCGTACCTCATCTGGCTGGGCATCCGCACCTTCCGCGGCACCGGCTCGCTCGACTTCTCCGGCACCGCGGCACCGGGACGCGGGTCGCTCTTCATGCAAGGCGTGCTCGTCGGCGCGAGCAACCCGAAGTCGCTGCTGTTCTTCACCGCCTTCTTCCCGCAGTTCATCGAGCCGTCGGCGCCGTTCGCGCCGCAGTTCCTGCTGCTGTCGCTGACGTTCGTGGTCGGTGACTTCCTGGTGCTCGGCGCCGCGGCGTTCGGCGTCGGCCGCGTCCGGCCCTGGCTGCAGCAGGCGCACGTGGTGCGCTGGATCCAGCGCACCTGCGGCGGGCTGTTCGCGCTGCTCGGCGCGTTGCTCCTGTTGTCGCGCCGTCCCGCCTGA
- a CDS encoding branched-chain amino acid ABC transporter permease, producing MDFANFLIQLLNSVQYGLLLFMLAAGLTLIFGIMGVVNLAHGSFYMLGAYLAWWLSSSTGSLVLAIVLGAVLAAVFGLVLERLLFRHFYHRDHLDQVLLTFGLIYVFEELRSILWGDDVHGVTIPDALSASIPLTDTLSYPVYRLFMSGVCIVLAIGLYVLISRTRLGMRIRAGASNHAMTEALGINVKRIHAVVFAIGVALAAVAGMIAAPIASVYPNMGSQVLIMCFVVVVIGGIGSVRGALVAALLVGAVDTFGKVLLPQVSGMLVYMLMAAVLLWRPEGLFKQ from the coding sequence ATGGACTTCGCCAACTTCCTGATCCAGCTGCTCAACAGCGTCCAGTACGGGCTGCTGCTGTTCATGCTCGCCGCGGGGCTGACGCTCATCTTCGGGATCATGGGCGTGGTCAACCTCGCGCACGGCAGCTTCTACATGCTGGGTGCCTACCTCGCGTGGTGGCTCTCCAGCAGCACCGGCAGCCTGGTGCTGGCCATCGTGCTGGGCGCCGTGCTCGCCGCGGTGTTCGGGCTGGTGCTCGAACGGCTGCTGTTCCGCCACTTCTACCACCGCGACCACCTCGACCAGGTGCTGCTCACCTTCGGCCTGATCTACGTGTTCGAGGAACTGCGCTCCATCCTGTGGGGCGACGACGTCCATGGGGTCACGATCCCCGACGCGCTCTCGGCGTCCATCCCGCTCACCGACACGCTGTCGTATCCCGTGTACCGCCTGTTCATGTCGGGTGTGTGCATCGTGCTGGCGATCGGGCTGTACGTGCTGATCTCGCGCACCCGCCTGGGCATGCGCATCCGCGCGGGCGCGTCCAACCACGCGATGACGGAGGCGCTGGGCATCAACGTCAAGCGCATCCACGCGGTCGTCTTCGCCATCGGCGTCGCGCTGGCCGCGGTCGCCGGGATGATCGCGGCGCCGATCGCCAGCGTGTACCCGAACATGGGCTCGCAGGTGCTGATCATGTGCTTCGTCGTCGTGGTGATTGGCGGCATCGGCTCCGTGCGCGGCGCGCTGGTCGCCGCCCTGCTGGTCGGCGCCGTCGACACCTTCGGCAAGGTCCTGCTGCCACAGGTGTCCGGCATGCTGGTCTACATGCTGATGGCGGCGGTGCTGCTGTGGCGCCCCGAGGGCCTGTTCAAGCAATGA
- a CDS encoding branched-chain amino acid ABC transporter permease, with protein sequence MSAAKSHLEVLPRSVQAVLLVALVALAAVPFVASDFYAQMVARMMILAIFAMSLDLLQGVTGLVSLGHAAFFGIGGYVLSLVSSDAGAVSLWWTLPAAVAVSALFAFVIGFFVVRTHGIYFIMVTMAFAQMLFYLVFDNKELALAGLKLRLGGSDGIYINFKPDASFFDLENKTVFYYFTLACLLAVYAFLRRLLWSPFGRTLAGIRVNEHRMRALGYGTFGYKLAAFTLAGALAGLAGYLWGAQTGFVNPELMGFHMSAHAIMMVILGGMGNFAGAIAGAFAFEWLLHVFKDLPQVGGFDAGKHWQLWIGIFIVLIVAFAPRGLLGVVARIGRSKEDAGG encoded by the coding sequence ATGAGCGCCGCCAAGTCCCACCTCGAGGTGCTGCCCCGGTCGGTGCAGGCCGTGTTGCTGGTCGCGCTGGTCGCGCTCGCCGCGGTGCCGTTCGTGGCCAGCGACTTCTACGCGCAGATGGTCGCGCGGATGATGATCCTGGCCATCTTCGCCATGAGCCTGGACCTGCTGCAGGGCGTCACCGGCCTGGTGTCCCTGGGCCACGCGGCGTTCTTCGGCATCGGCGGCTACGTGCTGTCGCTGGTGTCCTCGGACGCCGGCGCCGTCAGCCTCTGGTGGACGCTGCCAGCGGCGGTGGCGGTATCGGCGCTGTTCGCGTTCGTGATCGGCTTCTTCGTGGTCCGCACCCACGGCATCTACTTCATCATGGTCACGATGGCGTTCGCTCAGATGCTGTTCTACCTGGTGTTCGACAACAAGGAGCTTGCGCTGGCGGGCCTCAAGCTGCGCCTGGGCGGCTCCGACGGCATCTACATCAACTTCAAGCCCGACGCCTCGTTCTTCGACCTGGAGAACAAGACGGTCTTCTATTACTTCACCCTCGCCTGCCTGCTGGCGGTGTACGCGTTCCTGCGCCGGCTGCTGTGGAGCCCGTTCGGCCGCACGCTCGCGGGCATCCGCGTCAACGAGCACCGCATGCGCGCGCTGGGCTACGGCACCTTCGGCTACAAGCTGGCCGCATTCACGCTGGCCGGCGCGCTGGCCGGCCTGGCGGGCTACTTGTGGGGCGCGCAGACCGGCTTCGTGAACCCCGAGCTGATGGGATTCCACATGAGCGCGCACGCGATCATGATGGTCATCCTCGGCGGCATGGGCAACTTCGCCGGCGCCATCGCAGGCGCGTTCGCTTTCGAGTGGCTGCTGCACGTGTTCAAGGACCTGCCGCAGGTCGGCGGCTTCGACGCCGGCAAGCACTGGCAGCTGTGGATCGGCATCTTCATCGTGCTCATTGTCGCGTTCGCGCCGCGCGGGCTGCTGGGCGTCGTCGCGCGCATCGGCCGCAGCAAGGAGGACGCCGGTGGCTGA
- a CDS encoding ATP-binding cassette domain-containing protein — MADEVLLAARNVTKRFGGLAAVNDVSVDLWRGRIHAVIGPNGAGKSTLTNLLSGDLPPTTGSIELAGVDVTGRNPERISRAGLGRSYQKTNIFLPFTVWENVRLAAQSRAQHPASVLRRATAFTETNERAARALDLAGLAARRDAIAGTISHGEQRQLEIAMTLATAPHVLLLDEPLAGMGTAEAERMVGLLQRLKAEHAILLVEHDMDAVFALADRLTVMVNGQVIATGTPDAIRADAGVQAAYLGEEH, encoded by the coding sequence GTGGCTGACGAGGTGCTGCTCGCAGCGCGCAACGTCACCAAGCGCTTCGGCGGCCTGGCGGCGGTGAACGACGTCTCGGTGGACCTGTGGCGCGGTCGCATCCACGCGGTCATCGGCCCCAATGGCGCCGGCAAGTCGACGCTGACCAACCTGCTCTCGGGCGACCTGCCCCCCACCACCGGCAGCATCGAGCTCGCGGGCGTCGACGTGACCGGCCGCAACCCGGAACGCATCTCCCGCGCGGGCCTGGGGCGCAGCTACCAGAAGACCAACATCTTCCTGCCGTTCACCGTGTGGGAGAACGTGCGACTGGCCGCGCAATCACGCGCGCAGCATCCCGCAAGCGTGCTGCGCCGGGCGACGGCGTTCACGGAGACGAACGAGCGCGCCGCCCGTGCACTGGATCTGGCGGGACTCGCCGCGCGCCGCGACGCGATCGCCGGCACCATCAGCCACGGCGAGCAGCGCCAGCTGGAAATCGCGATGACGCTGGCCACCGCCCCGCACGTGCTGTTGCTGGACGAACCGCTCGCGGGCATGGGCACCGCCGAAGCCGAGCGCATGGTCGGGCTGCTGCAGCGGCTGAAAGCCGAGCACGCGATCCTGCTGGTGGAACATGACATGGACGCCGTCTTCGCCCTGGCGGACCGCCTCACGGTCATGGTCAACGGCCAGGTGATCGCCACCGGCACGCCCGACGCGATCCGCGCCGATGCGGGGGTGCAGGCCGCCTACCTGGGGGAAGAGCATTGA
- a CDS encoding ABC transporter ATP-binding protein, with the protein MLIDARGLHTYYGQSHVLRGIDFRVGRGETIGLMGRNGMGKSTLLKTLMGLVKPRGGKVHVTGRDMTGCAPYEIAQLGIAYVPEGRGIFPNLSVVENLRMAARPGTRGQRDWTYERVLETFPRLAERLSHGGQQLSGGEQQMLTIGRALMTNPDVLILDEATEGLAPLIARDIWRICALIRETGISSVIVDKNWKHVTQLTDRNVILVKGEIVYEGTSTDLQSKPGLLSQHLGV; encoded by the coding sequence CTGTTGATCGACGCCCGCGGCCTGCACACGTACTACGGCCAGAGCCATGTCCTGCGCGGCATCGACTTCCGCGTCGGGCGTGGCGAGACGATCGGGCTCATGGGCCGCAATGGCATGGGCAAGAGCACGCTGCTCAAGACGCTCATGGGGCTGGTGAAGCCGCGAGGCGGCAAGGTGCACGTCACCGGCCGCGACATGACCGGGTGCGCGCCGTACGAGATCGCGCAACTGGGCATCGCCTACGTCCCCGAAGGCCGCGGCATCTTCCCGAACCTGAGCGTCGTGGAGAACCTGCGCATGGCGGCGCGTCCCGGCACGCGCGGGCAGCGCGACTGGACCTACGAGCGCGTGCTGGAGACGTTCCCGCGCCTGGCCGAGCGCCTGTCGCACGGTGGCCAGCAGCTGTCCGGCGGCGAGCAGCAGATGCTCACGATCGGCCGCGCGCTGATGACCAATCCCGACGTGCTGATCCTGGACGAGGCCACTGAAGGCCTGGCGCCGCTGATCGCCCGCGACATCTGGCGCATCTGCGCGCTGATCCGCGAAACCGGCATCTCCAGCGTCATCGTCGACAAGAACTGGAAGCACGTCACGCAGCTGACGGACCGCAACGTGATCCTCGTCAAGGGCGAGATCGTGTACGAGGGCACGTCAACCGACCTGCAGTCGAAACCCGGGTTGCTCTCGCAGCACCTCGGCGTCTAG